A region from the Ignavibacteria bacterium genome encodes:
- a CDS encoding Rrf2 family transcriptional regulator, translated as MLQISKKVEYGLIAIRHMALQKNDCCTTTKEISERYAIPYNLLAKVMQVLARRGFIIPRQGVYGGYILTKNPSDIKISDVINAIEQVPQISLMQCEAEPIENCAVSSFCTIKSPLLKIQQTINNAFQQMSLQEILH; from the coding sequence ATGTTACAAATTTCTAAAAAAGTTGAATATGGTTTGATTGCAATTCGTCATATGGCGTTGCAAAAAAACGATTGTTGCACAACAACGAAAGAAATTTCGGAGCGTTATGCAATTCCATACAACTTATTGGCGAAAGTAATGCAAGTACTTGCAAGAAGAGGATTCATTATCCCGCGACAAGGAGTTTATGGTGGATATATTCTTACGAAAAACCCAAGCGATATAAAAATTTCTGATGTTATCAATGCGATTGAACAAGTTCCGCAAATTTCCTTGATGCAATGCGAAGCAGAACCGATTGAGAATTGCGCTGTGTCTTCGTTCTGCACAATAAAAAGTCCTTTACTTAAAATTCAGCAAACGATTAACAATGCATTTCAACAAATGAGTTTGCAGGAAATTTTACACTGA